In Nitrospirota bacterium, the following proteins share a genomic window:
- a CDS encoding complex I NDUFA9 subunit family protein, translated as MIFIAGASGFVGGHLMDALLKNSYKFRCLARSEKAEKALREKGIDVFSGDITIPETIEGALDRVDFVIHLVGIIEEKGSSTFKSVHVEGTKNLIAEAKRAGVKHFFYQSALGADKSSWSGYLRTKAEAEEIVASSGIPFTIFRPSLIIGKWDGFTKKLRDLIKISPVIPIPGDGKSRLQPIYINDWVSCMLKVLASPDSFKGIFEIGGPQQLTYNEIVKGLADVMKSKKTITHIPMGLMKFGALIAEKTIPFLPVSSEQLRLLETDNICDMHSVEKNFGFKPVKYKDALKEFINK; from the coding sequence ATGATCTTTATTGCCGGGGCATCGGGCTTTGTCGGCGGGCATCTTATGGATGCACTGCTGAAAAACAGTTATAAGTTCAGGTGTCTTGCCCGTTCCGAGAAGGCGGAAAAAGCATTAAGAGAAAAAGGCATTGATGTTTTCTCCGGAGACATCACAATTCCAGAGACAATCGAAGGGGCGTTGGACAGGGTGGATTTCGTAATTCATCTTGTCGGAATAATAGAAGAAAAGGGTTCATCCACTTTTAAGAGCGTTCATGTAGAGGGAACAAAGAATCTGATTGCTGAGGCGAAGAGGGCAGGGGTGAAACACTTTTTTTATCAGAGCGCTCTCGGAGCTGACAAGAGTTCATGGTCAGGCTATCTCAGGACAAAGGCGGAGGCTGAGGAGATAGTGGCATCATCAGGCATTCCTTTTACAATCTTCAGGCCCTCGCTGATAATAGGCAAATGGGATGGATTTACCAAAAAGCTGAGAGACCTCATAAAAATATCTCCTGTTATTCCAATACCCGGCGATGGAAAATCAAGATTGCAGCCCATTTATATAAACGACTGGGTAAGCTGCATGCTAAAGGTGCTTGCATCGCCTGATTCGTTCAAAGGGATATTTGAGATTGGCGGGCCGCAGCAGCTCACATACAATGAGATAGTCAAGGGCCTTGCCGATGTAATGAAATCAAAAAAAACAATAACACACATACCTATGGGACTTATGAAGTTTGGAGCATTGATTGCTGAAAAGACCATTCCTTTCCTGCCTGTAAGCTCCGAGCAGCTAAGGCTGCTTGAAACTGATAATATATGCGATATGCATTCTGTGGAGAAAAACTTTGGATTCAAACCTGTAAAATATAAAGACGCCTTAAAGGAATTTATCAATAAATGA
- a CDS encoding 2,3-bisphosphoglycerate-independent phosphoglycerate mutase has product MQDIVKSIIQKNDSKIVMVVLDGLGGLPMHGKSELEVADIPNFDMLARNSACGLHTPVSFGITPGSGPGHLALFGYDTIKWQIGRGVLEALGLGIELKKTDIAVRCNYATIENGVIKDRRAGRIPTEKSRKITEGLQKKIRKIENAEVIFAPGMEHRFAVVLRFPEPLEKGAADIMDTDPQKEGKAPVKVTPMYPQAEKAAKIIEKLIKAVTEIIRNQDAANAILLRGFSQAPDIPHFEEVYGLKSVAIATYPMYRGLAKLIGMDAPVVTGGVKEEIDFLKQNYKKYDFFFVHIKKVDSYGEDGNFKEKAAEIERFDHILPRILALEPEVLIITGDHSTPSLLKGHSWHPVPVLLSSAYVFGGLCNSFSERECTKGELGIFPTVNLMPLALANALRLKKFGA; this is encoded by the coding sequence ATGCAGGACATCGTTAAAAGTATTATCCAGAAAAATGATTCAAAGATAGTGATGGTTGTTCTTGACGGCCTCGGAGGGCTTCCTATGCACGGCAAGAGCGAACTGGAAGTTGCCGACATTCCAAACTTTGATATGCTTGCAAGGAATTCAGCGTGCGGACTGCATACGCCCGTGTCTTTCGGCATAACGCCGGGAAGCGGGCCCGGACATTTAGCGCTCTTTGGTTATGACACGATAAAATGGCAGATAGGAAGAGGTGTGCTTGAGGCTCTCGGGCTTGGAATAGAATTAAAAAAGACCGATATAGCTGTCAGGTGCAATTATGCGACAATTGAAAATGGTGTTATTAAGGACCGGCGCGCTGGCAGGATACCGACGGAGAAAAGCCGGAAGATTACAGAGGGGCTGCAAAAGAAAATAAGGAAGATTGAAAACGCAGAGGTGATTTTTGCTCCGGGGATGGAACACAGGTTTGCCGTTGTTTTGAGATTTCCTGAACCGCTGGAAAAGGGCGCTGCAGATATTATGGATACAGACCCTCAGAAAGAGGGGAAAGCTCCGGTCAAAGTTACGCCGATGTATCCGCAGGCAGAAAAGGCTGCGAAGATAATAGAAAAACTGATAAAGGCAGTGACAGAAATCATTAGGAATCAGGATGCGGCAAACGCTATCCTGCTCAGAGGCTTTTCTCAGGCGCCTGATATTCCGCATTTTGAGGAAGTGTACGGACTTAAATCAGTTGCAATCGCAACTTATCCGATGTACAGGGGGCTTGCAAAACTCATCGGCATGGACGCCCCTGTTGTAACAGGAGGCGTAAAAGAAGAGATAGATTTTCTGAAGCAGAATTATAAGAAATATGACTTCTTTTTTGTCCATATAAAGAAGGTGGATTCTTACGGAGAGGACGGCAATTTCAAAGAGAAGGCGGCGGAGATTGAAAGATTTGACCACATTCTGCCGAGAATCCTTGCGTTGGAGCCGGAGGTCTTAATCATTACAGGCGACCATTCAACACCATCTTTGCTTAAAGGCCATAGCTGGCATCCTGTGCCTGTGCTCCTCAGTTCCGCTTATGTCTTTGGAGGGCTCTGCAATTCTTTTTCAGAGAGGGAGTGTACCAAAGGAGAACTCGGAATATTCCCCACAGTTAATCTCATGCCATTAGCGCTCGCAAATGCATTGCGTCTTAAAAAATTCGGTGCATAA
- a CDS encoding YchF/TatD family DNA exonuclease, translating into MHCVLKNSVHNSAISYQPSAISLIDTHCHLEMTEFDEDRDKVIQRARDARIEAVITVGSDLKGNSGSLRLSEKYDFIYSSVGIHPHDAKDFTEEIYNQLKEWASEYRIQDKELKNHASCIMHHASSLPKIVAIGETGLDYHYDNSPRDVQKEVFKKHLLLAKELELPVIIHSREAKKDTLEILEDSGINRGVLHCFSGDMDMAEKAMEMGLYISIAGPVTFKNAGKLRETAGAIPDDYLLIETDAPYLTPEPFRGRRNEPAFMVNTAEKIAEVRRVSLEDIARITTLNARRLFRIGKSIQQGEITYKIRDSLYLNITNRCTNKCSFCVRFHSDYVKGHNLRLSSEPTEEELKTAIGGPAQYKEIVFCGYGEPFLRFEIVKNLARWIKERGGRVRINTNGHGSIINRRNILPELKGFVDVISVSLDAQDEKVYDRICSPDFKDAFHEVIAFIKEAKQYIPDVQATVVEMEGVDVEKCRKITDELGVTLRVRKLDVVG; encoded by the coding sequence ATGCATTGCGTCTTAAAAAATTCGGTGCATAACTCAGCTATCAGCTATCAGCCATCAGCCATCAGCCTGATTGATACCCATTGTCACCTTGAGATGACTGAATTTGATGAGGACAGGGATAAAGTTATCCAAAGGGCAAGGGACGCTAGGATAGAAGCTGTTATTACAGTTGGCTCTGATCTGAAAGGCAATAGCGGGAGTCTAAGGCTTTCTGAAAAATATGATTTCATTTACTCATCAGTCGGCATACATCCGCATGATGCAAAGGATTTTACAGAGGAAATATATAACCAGTTGAAAGAATGGGCGAGTGAATACAGGATACAGGATAAAGAATTAAAAAATCATGCATCATGCATCATGCATCATGCATCTTCGCTTCCCAAGATTGTTGCGATCGGTGAGACCGGGCTTGATTATCATTACGACAACTCGCCCCGTGATGTTCAGAAAGAGGTTTTTAAAAAACATCTGCTTCTTGCAAAAGAGCTTGAACTGCCGGTAATCATACACAGCAGAGAGGCAAAAAAAGATACGCTTGAAATACTCGAAGATTCAGGGATAAACAGGGGAGTTCTGCACTGCTTCTCAGGAGACATGGATATGGCGGAAAAGGCTATGGAGATGGGGCTTTACATATCCATAGCAGGGCCGGTGACATTTAAGAATGCAGGCAAATTACGGGAGACAGCAGGGGCAATCCCTGATGATTATCTCCTCATAGAGACGGATGCTCCATATCTCACGCCGGAACCGTTCAGGGGCAGAAGGAACGAACCGGCTTTTATGGTTAATACCGCTGAGAAAATAGCGGAGGTGAGAAGGGTGAGCCTTGAAGATATTGCAAGGATTACAACACTCAATGCAAGGCGGCTTTTCAGGATAGGAAAGTCCATTCAGCAGGGGGAGATAACCTATAAGATACGAGACAGCCTTTATCTAAATATAACGAACAGATGCACAAACAAGTGCTCGTTCTGTGTGAGGTTTCATAGCGACTATGTGAAGGGGCATAACCTCAGGCTTTCCTCTGAACCGACAGAAGAAGAACTTAAAACAGCGATAGGCGGCCCTGCTCAATATAAAGAGATTGTTTTCTGCGGCTATGGCGAGCCGTTTCTGAGATTTGAAATAGTTAAAAATCTTGCCCGGTGGATAAAAGAGAGAGGCGGCAGGGTCAGGATTAATACAAACGGGCACGGCAGCATTATAAACCGCCGGAACATACTTCCTGAATTAAAAGGTTTCGTGGATGTCATCTCTGTCAGCCTTGATGCACAGGATGAGAAGGTTTACGACAGGATATGCTCGCCTGATTTTAAAGATGCATTCCATGAGGTCATAGCATTCATAAAGGAGGCCAAGCAGTATATTCCTGATGTTCAGGCTACTGTTGTAGAAATGGAAGGCGTTGATGTTGAGAAATGCAGGAAGATAACGGATGAATTAGGCGTTACGCTCAGGGTAAGGAAGCTGGATGTTGTCGGTTAA
- a CDS encoding TIGR02757 family protein, with translation MLSVKQVLDKFYSEYDFEARILHDPIEFPHRYKRREDIEIAGFIASCFAYGKVGLFKPVIEKILSAMRDSPYNFLMEFKAKKDGRLFSGINYRFNENKDVICLLYVISSLLRSHKSIENVFKSFYKKTDSDTGKALTGFIDYALKTDTSDIYEKNLKPSGLLQFFPSPSKGSACKRMNLFLRWMIRDKDIDFGVWEGIPENKLIIPLDTHIAKISRCLGFTKRKSQDWKMAVEITTALKKLDSEDPLKYDFAMCHYGISGLCSSKNDIKDSRCMKCLLKKGIQFRQKK, from the coding sequence ATGTTGTCGGTTAAACAAGTTCTTGATAAGTTTTACAGCGAGTACGATTTTGAAGCAAGAATACTCCATGACCCCATAGAATTTCCTCACAGATACAAAAGGCGCGAAGACATAGAAATTGCGGGCTTTATAGCTTCGTGTTTTGCCTACGGAAAAGTTGGTTTATTCAAGCCTGTAATAGAAAAAATCCTTTCGGCAATGCGCGACAGTCCATACAATTTTCTCATGGAGTTTAAAGCAAAGAAAGACGGCAGGCTGTTCTCGGGGATAAACTACAGGTTTAACGAGAATAAGGATGTCATCTGCCTTCTCTATGTCATAAGCAGTTTGCTCAGAAGTCATAAATCCATAGAAAATGTTTTTAAAAGTTTTTATAAAAAAACCGATTCTGATACAGGCAAGGCCCTGACAGGTTTTATAGATTACGCCCTTAAGACAGACACATCCGATATTTACGAAAAGAATTTAAAACCAAGCGGTTTGCTCCAGTTCTTTCCTTCGCCTTCAAAAGGCAGCGCATGCAAGAGGATGAACCTTTTTCTGCGGTGGATGATAAGGGATAAAGACATTGATTTTGGCGTCTGGGAGGGCATACCTGAAAACAAGCTCATTATCCCTCTGGACACTCACATAGCGAAGATTTCAAGATGCCTTGGCTTTACAAAGCGCAAATCTCAGGATTGGAAAATGGCTGTTGAGATAACAACCGCATTAAAGAAACTTGATTCCGAGGACCCGCTTAAATATGATTTTGCAATGTGCCATTACGGGATTTCAGGCTTGTGCAGTTCAAAGAATGATATAAAAGACAGCAGGTGCATGAAGTGTTTATTAAAAAAAGGAATTCAGTTCAGGCAGAAGAAATGA
- a CDS encoding response regulator, whose translation MKEYLNRITKSLAFRIFIPLFTIALISGLVLYIFVLRSVSGFADEHIKGNISDMSLDIYNICDKNLNDLLMKGLLADEKSVRFRKGLTIGMIEDYMKQNGLKGAIIEKEKEILRIGDFSTELLQTIEDTEEHTVSLLKYAGERYYATHSHFEPWNWHFILIKDATAYSGLIHKVNRAYASAAIIFFVVLFFSLYFLNRYIRYPVSTIIKSIKKSEKPEYRGIYEFEFLSDNISQTMESLQKETKMLNNLYYITVSKKGEDFFDEVVMAIGRMFGLNSLIARVSPDGEAAEVMSLYLKGELKKNLKISLKGTPCEGVVAKKHMCVIERDAYKQFPNADLLLSIKADSYIGLAVFNRKNDVVGIVNAFGQQKEFSESDIKVLQSIGQMVAAEFERLSEEKEKEALREQLFHGQKLEAIGTLAGGIAHDFNNMLQGILGYAAYLKMKVPVDDPMYEPLTVIEDSAERAADLTKKLLGFARKGKYIPEPLNLNDVAENVIPIITRTFDRSIKIQTALKSDLWIVEGDRSQIEHVILNMCLNARDAMPEGGILSIETFNTEITKETKPYRHMKEGKYAVIKVIDTGTGMDEETLKRIFEPFFTTKEVGKGTGMGLPMAYGVVKNHNGFIEVDSAPGKGSAFTIYLPAIGEKAEREIEIAKPLHKGKGGILVIDDEEIIRNVARDILHELGYDVLLASGGKEGIKIYADKKDIIALVILDMIMPEMGGKETFKKLKEINPDVKILISSGYGQDSLPEQAMDNGEAGFIQKPYNINEIAKVINKVISSA comes from the coding sequence ATGAAAGAATATTTAAACAGGATAACAAAGAGCCTTGCATTCAGGATTTTCATTCCACTATTTACAATAGCATTGATATCAGGGCTGGTCCTTTATATATTCGTACTCCGCTCGGTGTCAGGCTTTGCAGATGAACACATAAAAGGAAACATTTCAGACATGTCCCTTGATATATACAATATATGCGATAAAAACCTGAATGACCTTTTAATGAAGGGACTATTAGCAGATGAGAAATCTGTAAGATTCAGGAAGGGCCTGACAATAGGCATGATAGAAGACTATATGAAACAGAATGGCCTTAAGGGCGCTATCATAGAAAAGGAAAAGGAAATACTGAGAATCGGTGACTTTTCGACGGAACTTTTACAAACAATAGAAGATACAGAAGAACATACAGTCTCACTCTTAAAATATGCAGGAGAAAGATATTATGCAACTCACTCTCACTTTGAACCGTGGAACTGGCATTTTATATTAATAAAAGACGCAACTGCCTATTCCGGACTGATACATAAGGTGAACCGTGCATATGCGTCAGCAGCCATTATATTTTTTGTAGTGCTTTTTTTCTCCCTCTACTTCCTGAACAGATATATCAGATACCCTGTAAGCACAATTATAAAATCCATCAAGAAGAGTGAAAAGCCCGAATACAGAGGCATCTACGAGTTTGAATTCCTGAGCGATAATATCAGTCAGACAATGGAGTCTTTGCAGAAAGAAACAAAGATGCTCAACAACCTTTACTACATAACAGTGTCAAAAAAAGGCGAGGATTTTTTTGATGAGGTTGTAATGGCTATTGGCAGGATGTTCGGCCTGAACTCCCTCATAGCAAGGGTCAGCCCTGATGGAGAGGCCGCAGAGGTTATGTCATTGTATCTGAAGGGAGAACTTAAGAAAAACCTGAAGATTTCCCTGAAAGGCACGCCCTGTGAGGGTGTGGTGGCAAAGAAGCATATGTGCGTTATTGAAAGAGATGCTTATAAACAGTTCCCTAATGCGGACCTCCTGTTATCAATAAAGGCTGACTCTTACATAGGCCTTGCTGTGTTTAATAGAAAGAATGATGTGGTGGGGATTGTGAATGCCTTTGGCCAACAAAAAGAATTTTCAGAGTCAGACATAAAGGTCTTACAGTCCATAGGACAGATGGTTGCGGCAGAATTTGAGAGATTGAGCGAAGAGAAAGAAAAAGAGGCATTAAGAGAGCAGCTTTTCCATGGACAGAAACTTGAGGCGATAGGCACCCTTGCAGGCGGCATTGCGCATGACTTTAACAACATGCTTCAGGGAATCCTCGGATATGCGGCATACCTTAAGATGAAGGTTCCGGTTGATGACCCTATGTATGAGCCGCTCACTGTAATAGAAGATTCAGCGGAAAGAGCGGCAGACTTAACAAAGAAGCTCCTCGGTTTTGCCAGAAAGGGGAAATATATTCCTGAACCATTAAATCTGAATGATGTTGCGGAAAATGTAATACCGATTATAACAAGGACTTTTGACAGATCAATAAAGATACAAACAGCTCTCAAAAGTGACCTGTGGATAGTAGAAGGAGACAGGAGCCAGATTGAACATGTAATCCTGAATATGTGCCTTAATGCAAGGGACGCAATGCCTGAAGGAGGAATCCTGAGCATTGAAACATTTAATACTGAGATAACGAAAGAAACAAAACCGTACAGGCATATGAAAGAAGGAAAATACGCTGTCATAAAGGTCATAGACACAGGCACAGGCATGGATGAAGAAACCCTGAAGCGCATCTTTGAACCGTTTTTCACCACAAAGGAAGTGGGCAAAGGCACGGGGATGGGACTGCCAATGGCTTATGGAGTTGTGAAAAACCATAATGGCTTTATCGAAGTTGACAGCGCACCCGGTAAAGGCTCGGCCTTTACAATATATCTTCCTGCAATCGGGGAAAAGGCTGAAAGAGAGATAGAAATTGCAAAACCGCTTCATAAGGGAAAAGGGGGCATACTTGTTATTGATGATGAAGAGATTATAAGGAATGTTGCAAGGGATATATTACACGAGCTTGGCTATGATGTTCTTCTTGCATCAGGCGGCAAAGAAGGCATTAAGATTTACGCTGATAAAAAAGATATTATAGCCCTTGTTATTCTGGATATGATTATGCCGGAAATGGGAGGCAAAGAAACATTCAAAAAGCTGAAGGAAATAAACCCGGACGTGAAGATACTCATTTCGTCAGGTTACGGCCAGGACAGCCTTCCGGAACAGGCCATGGACAATGGCGAGGCAGGTTTTATCCAGAAACCATATAACATAAACGAGATAGCTAAAGTCATTAACAAGGTCATTTCTTCTGCCTGA
- a CDS encoding amino acid ABC transporter substrate-binding protein: protein MNKSRIAGAALLVLFFIAMPASAQEPLIKIGLSLGLTGKYSEMSDKQMKGFKLWGKEVNSRGGILGRKVQIIIRDDKSEPEKAKSIYEEVILNDKVDLVFGPYSSEITEAILPITEKYGYPVLTTGAAADRLWQKGYKYVFGVFTPASRYSVGFLELLIKNDLQDVAIVHADDSFSQDIANGTKKWAERFGLKVLLFEGFQKGTANLDELAKKAKASGAQVLIVCGHFDEAVNMRLSLKRIKWYPKAYFASVGPTMQAFYDKLQTGADYVFSTSMWEHHGGLIPPGCHEFYEAFIKAYKEEPSHHAAQTYAAGQILEAAIKKAGSLDREKIRVILSSMDAISIIGRYGVDRTGAQIKHFNLIIQWQNGAKKVVWPEDLKTADPIFK from the coding sequence ATGAATAAAAGCAGGATTGCCGGTGCTGCGCTTCTGGTTTTATTCTTCATTGCAATGCCTGCCTCCGCTCAAGAACCTCTCATAAAGATTGGCCTTTCCCTCGGACTCACAGGAAAATACTCGGAAATGTCGGATAAGCAGATGAAAGGCTTTAAGCTCTGGGGAAAAGAGGTAAACAGCAGAGGCGGCATCCTTGGAAGAAAGGTCCAAATTATCATCCGTGATGACAAAAGCGAGCCGGAGAAAGCAAAATCCATCTATGAAGAAGTGATATTGAATGATAAGGTTGACCTTGTTTTCGGCCCATACTCAAGCGAGATAACAGAGGCGATACTTCCCATAACAGAAAAATACGGCTATCCTGTACTGACCACAGGGGCAGCGGCTGACAGGCTATGGCAGAAGGGTTATAAATATGTCTTTGGTGTCTTTACACCTGCGAGCAGATATTCTGTTGGCTTCCTTGAATTGCTGATCAAAAATGACCTTCAGGATGTTGCAATCGTACATGCAGATGATTCGTTTTCACAGGACATTGCAAACGGCACAAAAAAATGGGCGGAAAGGTTCGGGCTTAAGGTTCTTTTATTTGAAGGCTTCCAAAAAGGCACAGCAAATCTTGATGAGCTTGCAAAAAAGGCAAAGGCATCCGGGGCGCAGGTACTCATTGTATGCGGACATTTTGATGAGGCTGTGAACATGCGATTATCTCTTAAAAGGATAAAGTGGTATCCAAAGGCTTACTTTGCCTCTGTAGGTCCAACAATGCAGGCATTTTATGATAAACTTCAGACTGGCGCTGATTATGTCTTTTCAACATCCATGTGGGAGCATCATGGCGGTTTAATTCCCCCGGGCTGTCATGAGTTTTACGAGGCGTTTATAAAGGCATATAAAGAGGAACCATCTCATCATGCAGCCCAGACATATGCTGCAGGCCAGATACTGGAGGCTGCAATAAAGAAGGCAGGAAGTCTTGACAGGGAAAAAATAAGGGTTATCTTGTCATCTATGGATGCAATCAGCATCATAGGCAGGTACGGCGTTGACAGGACAGGCGCACAGATAAAACACTTTAATCTCATCATCCAGTGGCAGAACGGGGCTAAAAAAGTTGTCTGGCCTGAAGACCTGAAAACAGCAGACCCGATATTCAAATGA
- the pyrR gene encoding bifunctional pyr operon transcriptional regulator/uracil phosphoribosyltransferase PyrR — translation MPNELLDKKDIDRILARMAHEILEKNKGTKDLCLVGIQRGGVHLAKRLAGKIKEIEGKEIPVGSLDIAFYRDDLNIREKQPAVRRTEVPCEITDMKVVLVDDVLFTGRSIRAAMDALMDMGRPSCIQLAVLIDRGHRELPIKADFAGKNIPTAIDENVEVSLQEDGLEDKVTIK, via the coding sequence ATGCCTAATGAACTGCTGGATAAAAAAGACATAGACAGGATACTTGCGCGGATGGCGCATGAAATCCTTGAAAAGAACAAGGGGACCAAAGACCTCTGCCTTGTGGGAATACAGAGAGGTGGGGTGCACCTTGCAAAAAGGCTTGCGGGCAAGATTAAGGAGATAGAGGGCAAGGAAATTCCTGTAGGTTCTCTTGATATTGCCTTTTACCGGGATGACCTGAATATCAGGGAAAAACAGCCTGCGGTCAGAAGGACAGAGGTGCCCTGCGAGATAACAGACATGAAGGTGGTTCTTGTTGATGACGTGCTTTTTACAGGCAGGTCCATAAGGGCTGCTATGGATGCGCTTATGGATATGGGACGGCCCTCTTGCATACAGCTTGCGGTTTTAATAGACAGGGGGCACAGGGAGCTTCCGATAAAGGCTGATTTTGCAGGCAAGAATATACCAACTGCAATAGATGAGAATGTAGAGGTCAGCCTTCAAGAAGACGGGCTTGAGGATAAGGTGACGATAAAGTGA
- a CDS encoding aspartate carbamoyltransferase catalytic subunit, producing MKLSSKDLLGIKELTKDEIILILDTASGFKDVLKRDIKKVPALRGKTAVNLFFEPSTRTRTSFELAEKRLSLDVLNLSVTTSSVVKGESLIDTALNVQALGADFMVIRHSSSGAPHLIAKHINATVINGGDGINEHPTQALLDAFTIKEKTGKIEGLKIAIVGDILHSRVAKSNIYLLTKFGAEVRLIGPPTLVPKELEQLGVRIFHDMDSGLDGVNAVMVLRIQMERQGKGFFPSTLEYSKNWGLTSERFRRADKDAIVMHPGPMNRGVEVASDVADGPRSVILEQVTNGLAVRMAVMYLLAGVRE from the coding sequence ATGAAGCTCTCTTCAAAGGATTTACTGGGGATTAAGGAACTCACAAAAGACGAGATAATCCTTATCCTTGATACGGCATCAGGATTTAAGGACGTGCTTAAGCGTGATATTAAAAAAGTCCCTGCCTTGCGAGGAAAGACTGCTGTTAATCTCTTCTTTGAGCCTTCAACAAGGACGAGAACCTCGTTTGAGCTTGCGGAAAAAAGGCTGAGCCTCGATGTCTTAAACCTGTCGGTTACAACAAGCAGTGTTGTAAAGGGGGAAAGCCTTATAGATACAGCCCTCAATGTTCAGGCGCTTGGCGCGGATTTCATGGTGATAAGGCATTCATCCTCAGGCGCGCCGCACCTCATCGCAAAGCACATTAACGCCACTGTCATAAACGGAGGCGACGGCATAAACGAACATCCCACGCAGGCCCTGCTTGACGCATTTACAATCAAAGAAAAGACAGGAAAGATTGAAGGATTAAAGATTGCGATAGTCGGGGATATACTTCACAGCAGGGTAGCAAAGTCAAATATATATTTACTTACAAAATTTGGCGCGGAGGTCAGGCTTATAGGCCCTCCGACATTAGTCCCGAAGGAACTCGAACAACTCGGCGTCAGGATTTTTCATGATATGGATTCAGGGTTGGATGGTGTAAATGCTGTTATGGTGTTGAGGATTCAGATGGAAAGGCAGGGGAAGGGATTTTTCCCATCCACGCTTGAATATTCAAAGAACTGGGGGCTTACTTCAGAGAGATTTCGCAGGGCTGACAAGGATGCGATTGTGATGCATCCCGGGCCTATGAACCGCGGGGTGGAGGTGGCTTCTGATGTTGCTGACGGGCCAAGGTCTGTGATACTTGAGCAGGTTACCAACGGGCTTGCCGTAAGAATGGCTGTGATGTATCTGCTGGCAGGGGTGAGGGAGTGA
- a CDS encoding dihydroorotase: MKILIKNGHIIDPSQGIDGIGDILVEEGKIAKIEQKSRRAEEQKKTPPQPPLDKGGIKKGVDSELKTIDAAGLYVFPGLIDMHTHLREPGYEYKETIKTGTMAAVKGGFTTVCAMPNTNPVNDNSSVTDFIIRKAIQEGACTVYPIGAITKGQKGEELAEMGIMYSEGCVAFSDDGKPVMSSLIMRRALEYSKAFKVPIISHCEDIGLSEGGVMNEGLLSLTLGLKGIPSEAEEIIISRDIALANLTKGRLHIAHVSTEGSVRIIREAKERGINVTAETCPHYFSITEKAVEGYNTNAKVNPPLRTDKDVNAIKQGLKDGTIDVIATDHAPHHRDEKLREFDQAPSGISGLETALSLSLRLVHEGVLTMPQLVEKMTVNPAKILGLNKGTLKAGSDADIVMVDANKEFKVEAERFVSKGRNTPFDGLILKGMPVVTICKGKIYE; the protein is encoded by the coding sequence ATGAAAATATTAATAAAAAATGGACACATAATAGACCCCTCTCAGGGAATAGATGGGATTGGGGATATCTTAGTTGAAGAGGGAAAAATAGCAAAAATAGAGCAGAAGAGCAGAAGAGCAGAAGAGCAGAAGAAAACACCCCCCCAGCCCCCCCTTGATAAGGGGGGGATTAAAAAGGGGGTAGACTCTGAACTTAAAACTATCGATGCTGCGGGTTTGTATGTCTTCCCCGGTCTTATTGACATGCATACACATCTCAGAGAACCGGGATATGAATACAAGGAAACTATAAAGACGGGGACGATGGCTGCTGTTAAAGGCGGTTTCACAACAGTCTGCGCAATGCCTAACACAAACCCTGTCAATGATAATTCAAGCGTGACGGATTTTATAATCAGAAAGGCGATTCAGGAAGGCGCATGCACGGTTTATCCGATTGGCGCAATAACAAAGGGGCAGAAAGGCGAAGAGCTTGCAGAGATGGGAATAATGTATTCAGAGGGCTGTGTTGCTTTTTCAGATGACGGAAAACCTGTCATGAGCAGTCTTATTATGAGGAGGGCGCTTGAATATTCAAAGGCCTTCAAGGTCCCGATAATCTCTCATTGCGAGGATATAGGCCTTTCCGAAGGCGGTGTGATGAACGAAGGGCTGTTGTCATTGACTCTTGGATTAAAGGGAATACCCTCCGAAGCAGAGGAAATAATAATCAGCAGGGACATTGCGCTTGCAAATCTTACTAAAGGAAGGCTTCACATAGCGCATGTTTCAACAGAGGGCTCCGTAAGAATAATCAGAGAAGCTAAGGAAAGAGGGATAAATGTAACTGCAGAGACCTGCCCGCATTACTTCAGCATTACAGAGAAGGCGGTTGAAGGATATAACACAAATGCAAAAGTGAATCCGCCGTTAAGGACAGATAAAGATGTGAATGCGATTAAGCAGGGCTTGAAAGACGGCACAATTGATGTTATTGCAACAGACCATGCGCCGCATCACAGGGATGAAAAGCTTAGAGAGTTTGATCAGGCACCGTCAGGCATATCAGGCCTTGAAACAGCGCTGAGCCTGAGTCTGAGACTTGTGCATGAAGGTGTCCTGACTATGCCGCAGCTTGTTGAGAAAATGACAGTGAATCCCGCAAAGATTTTAGGGTTAAATAAAGGGACACTGAAGGCAGGCTCTGATGCTGATATAGTTATGGTTGACGCGAATAAAGAATTCAAAGTTGAGGCAGAAAGATTTGTTTCAAAAGGCAGGAACACGCCTTTTGACGGGTTGATATTAAAAGGGATGCCGGTTGTAACGATATGCAAAGGGAAGATATATGAGTAA